The genome window TCATCTGAATGCGGTCATTACCGCTGCTAGGACCCTGCAACTGCGCCTACTACTTGCCAATAGCAAGAAACAAGCGGTCTCCAATATCTCCCACCCCAGGCACAATCATCCCCCGCTCATCGCACTGCTCGTCGACGGCACCCACCCATACTTCTACGCCCTCGGGCCAGCACTCGGCCGCACGACGAAGCCCCGGCTTCGAGCCGAGAACGCTGAGCATGATTACCCGCTGCACCCCCCATtcgcggaggagctggatggCGGCCTCGGCCGTGGCGCCGGTCGCGATGATGGGGTCGAGCAAGATGGCGAGGGTGGCAGCGGTGGAATTGGTAGGGGAGTCGGGGCGCAGGAACGGGAGGTTATTGTAGTATTCGACTGGTTGGAGGGTGAACTTGTCACGGAAGAGGCCGAGATGGTAGATGGGGACGGTGGTCGGGAGGAGGTCGTTGATAGCTTGAGCATGGTTCAGCAGCAGTTCGCAGTACGCCTATGGTCAAGAGAAAACATAGGGATACCCTCAATCATGCCCAATCCTGATCGGAGAATAGGCACCAAGGCCACGTTAGCTGGGTCAATTGTCGTCGTCTCATACTCAATGCCCAGCGGGGTTTTGTCCTGTGGTAGGGAGTCAGATTAGATTGGTTTACGGTATTGGAGCTCCTGATCAGGAAGAATAACCACCTTTCCCCCACTGGCAGCCTTCAACCCGGCAGCAAAGGCCTCAACCCCTAAAATGGTTGCAATATCATGCACCAGGCTGCGAGTCTCGCGAGGAGAGGTGGAATGCGACCGGAGCTGGGAGAGCTTGGCCTGGAGGCAGGGATGGGAGGAAACATGGACATTGGAGGGGAGCGTCATCTTGGATTCAAGTGACTAGTTACTGTGAGATGCAGAAGTGAAGCAGATAACGAGGAGGGATTCGAGGAAGGGATGAAGAGGGGGATAGAGAGGGGCTGATGAGTTGTATCGCTGTCGGAGTTTGAATGAGCTGCAGTAAAGCATGCCGCAGGAAGAAACAGCTGCTTAGCCCCCCTCATCCGCTCCTCTCCATCTGTCCTTTATTCCTCGttattttctcttctctataGAGTATATCTCTGCTGACATGCCAACGAGATGGATCAATGACATCTTGAGGTCTTATCAGACATCTCCAAGGAGTGTCTCTCTCTGATAAGAACAGACCCACCAGTCTCTTCAGTTCTCTTGGCATTAGGCGTGTCTCGTCAGGACCTTGAAAAAATGATAACCAAAATGCCCACGCAGCAATCGTCCCAAGACCAGCCCGCTGGTCTTTCTGAAAGTACTGCTCtacctcctgcttcttcagaccCTCCTCAGCGTCAGTCCTGGTCATCCACCGGTTGCGCGCTGCCTCCCACCACCGAAAAGCCTCCCTCGGCTCCCATCGAACCTACGCCCGCAAAGGACACTCCCACCATACAACCACACTCTAAACATGCCACTCACCTCTTCACACTTTCATacctcgtcttcttctccatcttcggTACCCTGGCCAGGCTGGGCCTGCAAGCGCTCACCTTCTATCCCGGCGCGCCCGTCATAACCGGCGTCCTATGGCCCAACGTGGGCGGCTCCCTCCTGATGGGTTTCTTCCTTGAAGACAAGAATCTCTTCCGCGAAGAATGGAGTCAACCGCCCCCTCGTAACCCCAGCGAAGACAGCGACGCTGCGCGCCAATACGCACAGAACCATAAATCGGTCAAGAAGACCATCCCGCTCTACATCGGCCTCACCACCGGCTTCTGCGGCAGCTTCAcctcattctcctccttcatccgtGATGTCTTCCTCGCCCTGACAAACGACCTCCCCGACCCCTCCGTCTCATCAATCACTTCCCGAAATGGCGGTTACAGCTTCATggccctcctcgccgtcctcctcaccaccgtCGCCCTCAGCCTCTCAGCACTCATCTGCGGCGCCCACCTCGCCCTCGCCTTCGACGGCTTCACTCCATCCTTCCCCTTCCGTCCCACCCGCCGCGTCATCGACCCGCTCTTCGTCCTGCTGGGCTGGGGCTGCTGGCTTGGCGCCGTCTTCCTAGCTATCTGGCCACCAGATCGCTccggcagcagcatcaatgCCCCAGACACCTGGCGCGGGCGCGCCGTTTtcgccatcgtcttcgcCCCGCTCGGCTGTCTCCTGCGGTACTATCTTTCGGTCTACCTCAACCCGCGCGTGCCTGCGTTCCCGCTGGGGACTTTTACCGTGAATATCTTCGGCACGATCGTGCTGGCCATGTGCTTTGATCTGCAGCGGGTGGACGGGGTCGGGACTGTGATTGGGGCAGATGCGCGCTCGGCGCCGTATGCGATCCTCACGAGTTGTCAGGTGCTCCAGGGCGTCATGGATGGCTTCTGTGGCTGTGCGACGACGGTGAGTACCTGGGTGGCGGAGCTGAATGGGCTCAGTCGACGGCGACAGGCGTATGTGTATGGTGTCGGAAGTGTCGCCGTTGCACTGGGGTTTTTTGTGGTGATCGTGGGATCGCTCGGCTGGACTCGGGGTTTCGTCGACCCTGTCTGTACATGATGGATTGACTCATCGACAGCTCTTCTGTATATTTTCATTCAGAATCTCCTCTCCATGTCAAATCAAGATTGTCCACTCTTACGATAGATAGGCAGCTACGCAGACTCAAGGGTATCCCCGCTAAACGATGTATTTCTTTTTGCACGGAAATTACCTATAGTACAGGGTACTACGACGATAGAGCATGTCCAAGATCAAGCAAGTCAACAAACAAATAAACATTAACGCAGGCAGAAAGCCAAAAATGCACAGACGCAAACATGCAAGCGCAAAAATGAAGAACGGCTCGACTTAGAGAGGAGAGACGCGAAAAGACATCAACAATCTTGCGGGGATAGCGTAAACACATAACGATTCAGAACGATTCTAACTCAGCGCAGGCATTAAAAAATGCAAAAAAAAGGGTGGTGAAAAGAATAGAAAGTATAATAGTAAGAATCAATAGTGGTTTGAAGGAGTGTTTGAAGAGAAAGTGGAGAATAAAAAGGAGGTCAATGAAGTATATAACGAACAAGGTATCAATATGGTTCAGGGACAAATCAAATCGGCAGATTGACCACAAACATGCTGATGCGCACTAGGAATTAAGGGTTCTTCGAAACGAAAATGTCGAAAACAACAACTCCACCGAGTGCTAAGAGGGAGAACACACAGGACCAGCCGGGTGTCGAGATGTTGCCTGGGACAAACAACCCATTGAaacaaaaagcaaaaaatgACCACACCGGACTCCTGTGAGCTCTTGCCAAAACCAACAGGATGAACCATGATAAATGCAAGAGAAAGACACCTCAActgaggagaggagaaaagCACATCAAAATCAGAAAACGCACAAAAAGACCAACAGAATAGTATATCAGTCGGGAATCACCAGCAAGGACCATTATGCGGCAGTTCAGATCATCGTATTCCGTCGTTGAAGAAGACACGTTTGCCGCCCACCTGCTGCGAATTCCTTCCCGACCCCGAGTTCCGAAATTCAGCCAGTATCCAAATTGATGTAGAACGAGTGCCCAGTAATGAGAGTATACGCAATGAAAGACGAGGAATGCAAAAAGGAAGTGAAGACCGCAATATGCAAGATATACTGTCAGCGCACTGAATGAGTCCACCTGTTACTGTCGAGACTAGTAGGCAGTCCCGACACTAGCGAGTGTCTTGGTCGGCATTGGGTGAATCGGCTGATCCTTGGCAACGCGCAACGAGTCTTCATAGCCGATCAAGGCTTGAGCATGAAGTTTGAACGATTCGCCCATGAGCTTGGTGATTCTAAAACACGATGTTAGCAATCCCCTCTTTACACCCTTCGAATAGAGAGAACAACTTACCCCCAGACTACCACGCCGTCCAGGATGTTACCCCATACACGGGCCACGGTGGAGCTGAGTTTACCAAAAGCGTCAACGGCGTCGTCATCAAACAGATTCCGGACCTTGTTGTAGATCGCCAGCTCAGCCTCAGTCGCCGGCTCTTCGTCATGTTCCAGGCGATAAAGCCAGAGACTGAGGATGACCATCAGATCCAAGCCGCAGAGCGGATGCTCGACACTCCAATTTGTTGCCGACGTTTTGGCAACCCAATTAATGCCTTGGACTGCTGCAATCTCGATGCACTCGAAACATGACTGGATCACCTTGTTCATCTCCCCAGACCGCTTCACCTTCTCACGGGCCACTGTCatcgcagcagcaacctcgTAGGAAGAATGGTAGCGCAAGGCTTCCTGGATTGACTTGAGGTCAACCTCTAGGCGAGCACGCGTGTTACGATAGACAGCCATCGAGTTGAAGATCAACGGGTGTCCGTTCTGAGGCGTGCTCAGAGGCACGACGATCGTCTCTGGTTCGCAAACTTCCAGAGAACTCTCCCATGTCTCCAGCGCAAGGCGGAGTTTGTACTCAGTGACCACATCCTGAAGAGCCTCAAAGGTCCTCTTGTGATTCCACACCTGCAAGAAAAGGGCATTAATCAAGACACGAGTGGCAAAGGCACTGTAACGCGTCTGTTCACCCTGGAAAAGACAGTCGTGAGCTTCCCGGACGGTAAGCGTGCTGGCAGAGGACAGGCTACGACGCCAGGCCTCGTCGTCATTGACGTCCAGGTTCCACATCGACTCAGAGGACGGCAGCTCGAGATTGTCGAATTCGTCGAAGCTCATTGCTGGGGTGTGGTTGAATGTCAGAGTGAGcatgccgaagaagatgtaGACGGCGTAGTAAGTTCGACGGCAGGACTCGTCCTCGATCCATTCGTCTCTAGTTGGTTGACGACCCTCGCGAGCTTCCGTTCTGACCTTCAATTGATAACGGTTTCCAGCAACCATGTTGGCGAGCAAGCTCTTGATCGAGCAGGTCCACTCAAGACCTTTGGGATCACCACTCCAGCTCTCAAAAATCATGTTCAACAGAGTGCTTTGCATGGACCACAATGGACATTTTCTCGAATCGAAATTCTCCTTGTGTTGCAAGAATTGGTTCACGAGCATCTTGGATCCGACGTGGAGCATGAATGCGTGTTCGCGCTCGAACGTGTACAGAGCACCAATGGAAAGCACGGCCAGTAAGAGCGGAGGCGAAGCCATAGTGGGCTTGAACGACTCCTGATGCAAGAATGGTAGATGGTGATGGTACAGGTTGAAGTACGTTGTTAGGTACCTATTCAGAGCAGCAGTCGAGGGAAGCTGGAAAGTCTCGGGAAGCGCACCCAAGGAGTCGGCATTTCTGATGCGCTCCACAATCATATTCCGCTCCATATCGTTCGCGATCTGGGGGGCCTTGGGCAGTGTCAGAGCCTGGCTAGGTCCAGGGGACCTCCGGTAGTTTACGGGACTGACAGGGCCTGTCATTGAGGGGAACGGTGAGAGCGCGTTAGGTGTGGAATTTCCGGACATCGGAAGCGAGCTGACAAGGGAGTGGAGCGAAGGCGCCAGAGTGTCGCCTCGATCCAGTACGTTTGGCAGCTGACGCAAGTCCGATGCATTGCCTTGGCTGACGAATGTAGGGTTCATCATATGGTGCTTCATGTCGGCAGGAGAAACCAATGTATCCCAGGGCATTTGAGGAAGAGTCGCGTTGCCCGACAGATATGCGGAGGAAGGTTCCATTAACGATCCCCGACCGGGCGAAAAAGAGCGGTCGGATTCGGCACGATCGTGGACCTGACCAGTAGCGGCGGCTGCGGCCTTATGTTGGAAATCTGTCATCAACATGGCTGCGGCTTCAAGGTCGACCATACCGTCACTGCTTGCTTCAAGCTGTTCTAATGTAGTAGGATCAATTGTGATCGAGGGTTTGGATGGAGCAGGTGCAGGGGAGGACTTCTGAACACCTGCGCCTCCACGACGCCGTCCCTCAGCAACAAGAGGTATCCCACCATCTTTGGCGTGAACAGTACGATCatggcggaggagaagatctcgACGAACGAATGTACTCCGGCATTTCAAACATTTAAAGGGTCTCTCTTTGGTATCTGCGCGACAAGAAATCAGTCCACGCTCAAGACAAAGTTTGGTCGTGAATTTGATCCTCCCCGCATCGAGGTCAACAGGAGGGAATTGACTTACGTGAGCGTTCATGTCTACTACGATGTTCACTTCTGCTGAATGCACGATTGCAGAATTGGCATTTGTATTTCTTCTCTGGGACGGTAGTCTTCTTGGCCGGCGTGTTGTTGGCCTGGTTGGATGCTGCTGGAGCCATGTCGGAAGAGACGGGGCAGCCGAAAAGCAGGACCACGAGTTCTTCTCAGCAAAGTAGAAGCGGCGAGGAAGATTGCGGTATCGTGCCTTTTGTGAGTTCGCTCCGGTTCTGTAGGCGGGTTGACGACAAGAAATCGATTTGATGTCTGATCATTCCTTGGGCGGGGGGGTAGATGGTTGTGCGAAAGTTGATTTCGGAAGGGGTTCCAGCCACAGGCGGACCaagaggggggggggggaaacgGCAAGACGGAGAGAGATTCGACAATAATAGAGAAGTataagagaagaaaagaaacggTTGATCCACACAACCGTGGTAGAAGATATGTTGAATGATTTGGgaaaaggaggcagaggagggggaggtaagagggaaaaggaagagagggaggGGGAATGTTGaatggatgaggagaaaaaaagagggagagaaaatAAGCAAGTTACGGAGAAGAGgtagaagaaagaagagtgggAAAGTTTTCTGGGAGGAGGGTCTGGGTTCTGAAAGGGAGCGAGCGAGGGGTGGTGGACTGGTGGTAGACTGACTGGTTGGAGGGGAAGAGGTACaccatacggagtacggagtagagggGCCAAGAAAGCGCGAGTGGGAAACGGGCTGCCAGGTCGtgtgcagaagaagctgaTGGGAGACTCGGACGATCGCTGGATCGCAACAGTGAGGCGGGTCTTACAGTAGCCCAGTCGAGCGAGGGCTCTAAACAGCAAAGCAGGGGCTCCAAACGGGATTCACGGAGCAGActcagtatggagtactaGTGCCAGGACAACCACGCACTAGGACTTCTTTTGCCACTGCCAGAATCGGTGTCGGCCTATCAGAAATTTTGAAAATACCATTCCGACTAACGGTATGACAAACTATACGCTTTTAGGTTAGACTTAACACGTCCATCCAGGTCCTCCAAGCCAAGTACTACTGTAATGTGTTCTTGAATAATACAAACAAAAACATACAGAAATACTTCCCCGACGCGCTATGTTGCAGGCAGGGAAGCTGTCTCTCAAGAGACACGTCTCTGGATCATCTGTCCCAAAGGGGCCAAAGCCGAGTGAGCCACAGTGGCCATCACGCGCTAAAGTGCCATCCCGTCAACCCGGTTCAACCGGGGCTTTCGCTTGACTTGGCTTACAGAGACAACATCCACGCTATCAACAGCAATTTCTGTACCCACTGTCACACATATCATCAgagacatcatcatcatccccgtCTTCCATATCTTGGCTCCATTATTGTGACCACAGAGCTACGTTCTTGATTTTTCTTGTACCTCTCTGTGAATGTTGTGGAAACTGCATAGCTGAAAAATCGAACAGCAGAGTGTTGGGCAGCTGCATTAACATGAACTTGGTATTGACTGTTTGCAAGGTGGTGGAATTACAAGCATGACCAGTAGCATTCTCCTTATCTAATAGCAATTCTGTTCCTCTTCCAACGATCCGATTGGTATAACGTAGATATGGTGCATATCTGACAATAGCTGGATAGATCATCCCTGTCCAGCCCCTTTCCTGATGATACCTTGACTTATTTCTGCAAATGCAAGATCTATCTATCAGGTAAATATTGATCTGTAGCTGCACTGTGGACTAAACCGATCTAGCTGCTTCATTTCGGTCCATGGAGGAGAGTGAtcgatctccttcatcgAGAGTCTGACCGCAATGTGGGCTGTTTTGCTGGTATGATGGTACAGGTGGGGTACAAATCGCTGCATAGAACAATACTCCTCTGTTTGGTATCGTTATGTACCTCTTTATCTACGGGGAACCTATCCTATTATTTACTCTCCTGATAAAATGGTCCTCTTGATTGTGGTCAGAGTCTGATAAGAGAAGCTGGTTTTTTCAACTACTTTTAATTCATAACGCTTCGTGGAGTTGATTGGGACCTACGGCATCCATCACCAAAGTGTTGTAAATATGGAGTAACTAATAAGCGACACTACTCTAACCTCCGCGGGAACCTAGGCATCTAGGCAGTAATCACACGCACTTTAGCCCCTCCAGAAAACAAAGCCGGAAGCCGAAGGCACCCCTCTTCACGGCCTCCTTAGCCTAGGCCTACCGAGGATTCCTCAGCGACCATCAGAATGCCACAACCACAAAAAGCAAAGCAACTGGTCTCACATCTCCCTATCAGTAGTATTCACGGTCTTGTTCCTTTCATTTCCACCAAGATTCCTTCCAAACAAGCTAAAGTTCTCACAATATTACTGGTTGTTGCTGCACACTCAAATTGattatttctatattattactattattaccGTTCTTATTATTACCAACATTATTATTTTCTGGACTACCACTTCATTGTTTGCAACTGCGGATTGAAAGTGGGAAATAGACACCCCTCCAAAAAACCCGCCACTCATTAATCAAGTGATTACCCCTCGGTTCCCTCctgtcctcgtcgtcttcccCTCTATTACGATACGGAAGTCTTGGGGGAGGAAAAGATGCTAATTGTCTGACTTGCTCTGCCCCTCCTTTGCAACCATGGTTACGATGTGTAACCAGCCTCAAGTAATGAAGACATCAGACATTCGGTAACATTCGGTACATGGGGTAAACCCACAAGATTTTAAgtgtctttctccttctcaacatcGATGCACTAGTGGCTTATACTAAGGTAGAGTTcaataaataaataaatcTAGTTTATTGATCGTCGTTTGATCGAGCCTTCTATCGTTCGAGACCCGTTGTCTGTCACTATGACGAACAGTACTCATCCATGATTATTAGGAACAATATCAAGCCTCAGTAAGGCTGGTATGTACTATTATCCCACCAAGCGCATAGCTGTCATATCGCTTCACAAAGATCATAGAAAATCGAGTATTTGGTTTGAAGTCGCCTATGACATGAGCCGTTATAGCTATTTTCCTAGAGGTTGACACATAGATCTGGTTTCGCTCAAATGGGAAATTCGTGGCTGAAAGATCATATCTTGACGATGTTTACAAATCACACAGGATATCCTCTACTCCCACAACCACAAGGTCTAAGAACTGGTGTGTTGTACAGTTCTTCATGGCGACTCATTTAGGAGCCGTTCAGTGGTCACCTGCCTCAAAACTAGATAGACAGCGAAGCAAATTGCAGCTTCAATCTGGACGAATATAGAACAAACCACACATCTTTCTGTTTTTGAAACCTGTAGACGTCTGGACAGTGAGAATCTTACCAGTATGCAAGCATGCCTTACAAATCACAAAATAGGGCTTTTCTCCTTATAGTGAAGACTCGAATGGTAAAAAGCCCCATTAGGATCCAAGTCTGCATCACAGCTACATAAACTGTTTATTGTTTAATTCTGGTGCTTGCTGCGCCTAAACCCAAGAGGCGGCAGCTCCGTAATCTTGTACCTTGTCGTATCATCCTTGTCCTCTGCATAAAGTGACATGGGGCGGCATGGATCTTGGAAAACTGTGGCTGCCTGCGCTTACCAGCCTCACTCGGAGACATGCTCTCATTCCGGTTCCACATCAAAAGAATGAGGCGCCCTAGCGATACTTATGACGTACCGCGTAAGTGTAAACACATTACGCAGCTGACAGACACCTATTATTTTGTTTCCATGTTTGACGTTGTAGTCGCATATCTTCAGCAAGTTCAGTTTGCCCCTCTGTTTGCCCCTCCATAGAGGGCTATGGCTCATACCCCGCATGATCTTTGGTGTCCGACGGGTTCTCAGGTAGGAACCATGGATACAACGATGGACAGCTGGAGCTGTTTGGAATTGGCTCGCTACCAGGACACCAATCATGTGACTTCTTAGATCAATAACACCATGCGGTTGTCACTGCAACTGGACGCATGTCACAAGCAAGTCAGAGACAACCCTCAGAGATGGAAGGGATTCCCGTAAAATCCCGAAGATTCTTGGTGGGGCTGTGTCTTAGTCAcaaatacggagtacggaaTAGAGAGGTCCATATGGAGTAATACACCAGAATCTGGAGTTACTAGGGTAACTCACATGATCCGCTTTGATAATCTACTACCCTATTGGGGGAAAACGCGACTACGATCTACATACCTTGCTGGCTGGGTCTCAGATCTCAGTGCGCGTCTTTCGATCCTGGCAATAACAATCATAGACATGGATTTAAGGGTTTGGGAAAGATGCACAGATCATTATCATTCTTAGTGAGACCCTCTATCTGAGATTACTATTATGCGGTTATGCAGCATACTTTCACCTCAATAAGACTTTAGTCTGTCGTTCTGCGCGTCATCCTTTCCTCCCCAATCCTCAACCCTGCAGGAAACGATTTATCTGTTCTCACCGCTCTCTTAGAACTTGTCTGGCCAGATAATACGAGAGCGGTGAGCCGCGGAGCTTACGCTTTTCAGCAAGACACATGGAAAGGGAGACGGCCTGGCAGGAGAACCTGGACTCTACTCTCTAATTTGTAGCTCGCAATTGTACTCCCTAGTTGGCTGGGATCCTTCCGATCCACTGTGCACCACCATGCAGCGGTCCGTTCCATATCAACATCCTATCAGTGGCGAGTCCGCTCTTCAGCAGACAGGCGATGGCTTCAACGGGTCCAACGTAGCCCGTAGGTCAAAGTAATCTGACGATTTCTTGAAAGGCTTTCGGAAGGCTCAACTTGAGTCTGGTGAGACCGTCTCAATCTCAGCTTGAGTGAGGACTACTCCTTGGGATCAGAGTTCAAGGGCGAGGTCAAAACGACTGCAGCCTGTAGTCAGATACTCTGTAGCTAATGCACTATTGTTCCAGACAACTCTAACATCTGAAACACCAACAGTCCCAATAGGTTCTGCGTAAACTTCAAGCCATTTCCGTCCAATCTATATGAATTTCGGGATTGGAATAGATCTTTGAAAGTGCTGCTTCAAAGTCCCAATCCGTAGAATGTCTGGATGCTATGCCCCTCCATAAATGACAATAATGATAGCGGTAGTTGATCTATCCACCTCATCAATCAATAACTGCGCGTGTCTGTTGACTACCAGTACTTATGAACCCATTTGTTCTCCACTGAGTACCGTTGCAGGAAGCGAGGAATAGCTTCCCCGGGGCCCATTTCTCAAGCTAAAGGTAGTGGGTATTTGTAGCGTCGTAAGTCGTCTTAGCTAAACTAGATATGTCCCGACTCTGCGTGCCGCGTTGCTGTCTTTGTTCTGTTGTCCAGTGTACCGCTATTTTGAATTCTGTCGGGAACCTCCCGAAATAGCCGTTACTTTGGAGTCGGTGAAGCCTGATAGGGACAGAGTTGGAGATGAACAGCTGTCATATGGCTATTCGTTTCGATTGCTTCTACTCTGCACAGTTTGGTCGTTCGATGGTTTGTAGACAACAGCGAGACACATAATCTCCACGGCCCAGTTTCACTCACAGAGTACAACTGGCTGAGTTCGACTTGATCAACTGGTAGATAGACTTTTCGATTTGTGTTTGCACTTCCTAAGACAGTCAGGACAATCTCATGTTCTAGACCGTTCTTTGGCcatgatgtctttgattcTTTCTTGAaatttctccttttcaaTTTAGAGGTGGATCAATCTCCATTGTGTGTTTTCGCTTAACGAGGGTTCGAGTCCAGCAGTCCTTCCGAATTAGCGAATGAAGTCGATCTCAAGCCCAACATGATTGCGGTGCGTGATATGACTCGCTCATCATTCTCTGGGGCCGGGATGCTTGCTCGTTCTGGAGCGGGTTGTCCTATGCTCTTGAATGCATTCAAGGTGAGAGGGGCTTAAACGTACTGTTACAAAGTCCACAAAGAACTATAGAAATCGCGTCTGCTATTCAGCCTGGTCCGGCTTGGTACAAGATTTGCGGTCAATATCTTAACAGTACCGTAGGTGCGAGTTTGTTCCATGGTACTCTTCCGTAGCGGGTGTCTGAGCCGCAACTGTCAACTGGATGCGGTAGATGGATATCCAAACGACATGTCAACTCAAAGTCTCCATCGGAGGTCTACAGTGTTTTTGATGTCGCATTGTGGGATTTGACTAGAAGGGGAATACAGATGTTCAGGCTACCTATGCCTAAAGCGGTCACAAGTCATACTGTATTCACATAGGTGGAGTCTCGCTTAGTAGTGCCCCGTAGATACAGATACTACTGCTGCAAGGATATATTCACAAATCCATCCAAATTAAATCCCAGTTTTTGTTCAGTAACAAACTTACGCTAATCTAGACTATCTTTCATTAACGCTATGTAGGTATACGCTATCCTGAACTCCAACAGGCGGTGTCGCATATCGACTGTACCTGCGCCTGCACCTAGATGCAGAATGCCAGGATTGGCTACAGATGCATTTGTTGAGATCATGATGAGTGGTCACCGCCTCTTCTGGCTCTGAGTAGGTTAGTGAGAGGACTGTAGTTTCAGTCGCTCAAAGGCATAAATTAGAGATGATTGTAGACGCCGAAGTCAATTAACATCTGACACCGCTGTAAGGTTCTCACCTGCCTATCTTGTCCATGCTGAGAGTCGAGGTCTGACCGACGGTGTACTCCAACAACATGTAAACCCTACGCCCCTCCAGACGGGATGATGCATATTATTCTATATTCTTCTGGAAATCGAGAAGAAACCCGAGACAGAAGTACGAATACAGAATACGGTCACTGACGACCATCGTAAGCTCTGGTAGGCTAGCGCTTCCGTCCCCAGACACTGTAAAACCCCAGCACCAAGAAGCCGGATTCCCTTAATCAAAAAACCATGACAATGAAAAGCATGGAAGGATAGAAaaccctccaccaccccccCACTGCAGCGTATCTAATTGGATTTAAGAAGCCTTCTGGAAGACTCAAGAAGCCAGGTCTCAGGTCTGACTCTGCAACAGCAGCGTGGCTTACCGGATTAGCATCCGCTTTCCGCTGTCCCAGCTGGTTGGATGACTGGAAAAAAGGGGGAGGGGCAGAAGTCGATACAGGATGGCCTGGCTAAGCTAGTACATAGTCTAGTT of Aspergillus fumigatus Af293 chromosome 2, whole genome shotgun sequence contains these proteins:
- a CDS encoding FluC/FEX family fluoride channel, which gives rise to MPTQQSSQDQPAGLSESTALPPASSDPPQRQSWSSTGCALPPTTEKPPSAPIEPTPAKDTPTIQPHSKHATHLFTLSYLVFFSIFGTLARLGLQALTFYPGAPVITGVLWPNVGGSLLMGFFLEDKNLFREEWSQPPPRNPSEDSDAARQYAQNHKSVKKTIPLYIGLTTGFCGSFTSFSSFIRDVFLALTNDLPDPSVSSITSRNGGYSFMALLAVLLTTVALSLSALICGAHLALAFDGFTPSFPFRPTRRVIDPLFVLLGWGCWLGAVFLAIWPPDRSGSSINAPDTWRGRAVFAIVFAPLGCLLRYYLSVYLNPRVPAFPLGTFTVNIFGTIVLAMCFDLQRVDGVGTVIGADARSAPYAILTSCQVLQGVMDGFCGCATTVSTWVAELNGLSRRRQAYVYGVGSVAVALGFFVVIVGSLGWTRGFVDPVCT
- a CDS encoding C2H2-type zinc finger protein, producing the protein MAPAASNQANNTPAKKTTVPEKKYKCQFCNRAFSRSEHRSRHERSHTKERPFKCLKCRSTFVRRDLLLRHDRTVHAKDGGIPLVAEGRRRGGAGVQKSSPAPAPSKPSITIDPTTLEQLEASSDGMVDLEAAAMLMTDFQHKAAAAATGQVHDRAESDRSFSPGRGSLMEPSSAYLSGNATLPQMPWDTLVSPADMKHHMMNPTFVSQGNASDLRQLPNVLDRGDTLAPSLHSLVSSLPMSGNSTPNALSPFPSMTGPVSPVNYRRSPGPSQALTLPKAPQIANDMERNMIVERIRNADSLGALPETFQLPSTAALNRYLTTYFNLYHHHLPFLHQESFKPTMASPPLLLAVLSIGALYTFEREHAFMLHVGSKMLVNQFLQHKENFDSRKCPLWSMQSTLLNMIFESWSGDPKGLEWTCSIKSLLANMVAGNRYQLKVRTEAREGRQPTRDEWIEDESCRRTYYAVYIFFGMLTLTFNHTPAMSFDEFDNLELPSSESMWNLDVNDDEAWRRSLSSASTLTVREAHDCLFQGEQTRYSAFATRVLINALFLQVWNHKRTFEALQDVVTEYKLRLALETWESSLEVCEPETIVVPLSTPQNGHPLIFNSMAVYRNTRARLEVDLKSIQEALRYHSSYEVAAAMTVAREKVKRSGEMNKVIQSCFECIEIAAVQGINWVAKTSATNWSVEHPLCGLDLMVILSLWLYRLEHDEEPATEAELAIYNKVRNLFDDDAVDAFGKLSSTVARVWGNILDGVVVWGITKLMGESFKLHAQALIGYEDSLRVAKDQPIHPMPTKTLASVGTAY
- a CDS encoding uracil phosphoribosyltransferase, producing the protein MTLPSNVHVSSHPCLQAKLSQLRSHSTSPRETRSLVHDIATILGVEAFAAGLKAASGGKDKTPLGIEYETTTIDPANVALVPILRSGLGMIEAINDLLPTTVPIYHLGLFRDKFTLQPVEYYNNLPFLRPDSPTNSTAATLAILLDPIIATGATAEAAIQLLREWGVQRVIMLSVLGSKPGLRRAAECWPEGVEVWVGAVDEQCDERGMIVPGVGDIGDRLFLAIGK